One genomic region from Prunus persica cultivar Lovell chromosome G3, Prunus_persica_NCBIv2, whole genome shotgun sequence encodes:
- the LOC18781628 gene encoding uncharacterized protein LOC18781628 isoform X2, which yields MSRLSFRPRPLDIHKKLPIVKSVKDFEDDDTPTSTRNSQLLRLAADAAIETEVPQTPTNKKLAPEIPTPQFVIVDTYERDYSRTFAQPNSYLRARGARAELGEFVEYDLDNEDEDWLYEFNKEKNILAPDKLESIIFKLEVLDHKARERAGVITPTLASPIPVLLQHDVASEALQPQSLRYAVIQSIYNYWKEKRERWQKPILRRLQPPPPVNDTNPYNVFRPREKTHRLHTRRMQRRENNVQSFEKLRQVRRNLDQAKTILEALIKREEKKREVMEIEVSLQIIQMKYKHETELLEDSLALPGFPPVSCKFGSSEDEFVDSDDVANSRPRTRPSAIQNPPLTDSNMVMVPTGTMKQEFRRRHAPQGWLHKMDPLEPVLLFTRPLVPEKLAAAGIVPPSDSSTQNGVPTPPYKFRGRIGRGGRLVFDRWNPLMHTPIDCGNSFYIPPKPRPTTYN from the exons ATGAGTAGGCTTTCATTCAGACCTCGCCCTCTTGATATTCACAAGAAGCTTCCCATTGTCAAGTCTGTTAAGGACTTCGAAGACGATGACACCCCAACTTCTACTCGCAATTCTCAGCTTCTGCGTCTCGCCGCCGATGCCGCCATTGAAACTGAGGTGCCCCAAACCCCCACCAACAAGAAACTCGCTCCTGAAATACCAACTCCTCAGTTTGTTATTGTTGACACTTATGAGCGCGACTATTCTCGCACTTTTGCCCAACCCAATTCGTACCTTCGCGCAAGAGGAG CTCGGGCCGAGCTCGGAGAGTTTGTGGAGTATGACCTAGACAATGAGGATGAGGACTGGCTCTACGAgttcaacaaagaaaagaatattctTGCTCCTGACAA GCTTGAGAGTATTATTTTTAAGTTGGAGGTTTTGGATCATAAGGCGCGAGAAAGAGCAGGAGTTATAACTCCTACACTTGCTTCACCAATCCCTGTACTTCTACAACATGATGTTGCTAGTGAG GCTCTCCAACCTCAGTCCCTCAGATATGCTGTTATccaatctatttataattattggaAAGAGAAG CGTGAACGATGGCAGAAGCCTATTTTGCGGCGTTTGCAG CCTCCTCCACCGGTTAATGACACCAACCCATACAATGTCTTTAGGCCAAGGGAGAAAACCCACAGACTGCACACAAGAAGG ATGcaaagaagggaaaacaaTGTGCAGTCATTTGAAAAGCTTCGTCAG GTCAGACGCAACCTGGACCAAGCCAAGACCATACTGGAGGCTTTAATCAAG agagaagagaaaaagagggaaGTCATGGAGATTGAAGTTAGTCTTCAAATAATCCAAATGAAGTACAAG CATGAAACTGAGCTCCTGGAAGATAGCTTGGCCCTTCCTGGATTTCCACCTGTATCTTGCAAATTTGGTTCAAGTGAGGATGAATTTGTTGATTCAGATGATGTTGCAAACAGTCGGCCCCGCACACGACCTTCCGCAATACAGAATCCGCCTTTAACTGACTCCAATATGGTTATGGTTCCTACAGGAACCATGAAGCAAGAGTTTAGGCGGCGGCATGCGCCACAAGGGTGGCTTCATAAAATG GATCCTCTTGAACCAGTTTTGTTATTTACAAGACCTCTAGTTCCAGAGAAGTTGGCAGCTGCAGGCATTGTTCCACCATCAGATTCTTCAACGCAAAATGGGGTACCAACACCACCTTATAAATTTCGAGGAAGAATTGGCAGAGGAGGCCGATTGGTATTTGATAGATGGAACCCCTTGATGCATACTCCAATAGACTGTGGGAATTCTTTTTATATACCACCTAAACCTCGACCTACAACATACAATTGA
- the LOC18781628 gene encoding uncharacterized protein LOC18781628 isoform X1: MSRLSFRPRPLDIHKKLPIVKSVKDFEDDDTPTSTRNSQLLRLAADAAIETEVPQTPTNKKLAPEIPTPQFVIVDTYERDYSRTFAQPNSYLRARGARAELGEFVEYDLDNEDEDWLYEFNKEKNILAPDKLESIIFKLEVLDHKARERAGVITPTLASPIPVLLQHDVASEVLLYETEALQPQSLRYAVIQSIYNYWKEKRERWQKPILRRLQPPPPVNDTNPYNVFRPREKTHRLHTRRMQRRENNVQSFEKLRQVRRNLDQAKTILEALIKREEKKREVMEIEVSLQIIQMKYKHETELLEDSLALPGFPPVSCKFGSSEDEFVDSDDVANSRPRTRPSAIQNPPLTDSNMVMVPTGTMKQEFRRRHAPQGWLHKMDPLEPVLLFTRPLVPEKLAAAGIVPPSDSSTQNGVPTPPYKFRGRIGRGGRLVFDRWNPLMHTPIDCGNSFYIPPKPRPTTYN; encoded by the exons ATGAGTAGGCTTTCATTCAGACCTCGCCCTCTTGATATTCACAAGAAGCTTCCCATTGTCAAGTCTGTTAAGGACTTCGAAGACGATGACACCCCAACTTCTACTCGCAATTCTCAGCTTCTGCGTCTCGCCGCCGATGCCGCCATTGAAACTGAGGTGCCCCAAACCCCCACCAACAAGAAACTCGCTCCTGAAATACCAACTCCTCAGTTTGTTATTGTTGACACTTATGAGCGCGACTATTCTCGCACTTTTGCCCAACCCAATTCGTACCTTCGCGCAAGAGGAG CTCGGGCCGAGCTCGGAGAGTTTGTGGAGTATGACCTAGACAATGAGGATGAGGACTGGCTCTACGAgttcaacaaagaaaagaatattctTGCTCCTGACAA GCTTGAGAGTATTATTTTTAAGTTGGAGGTTTTGGATCATAAGGCGCGAGAAAGAGCAGGAGTTATAACTCCTACACTTGCTTCACCAATCCCTGTACTTCTACAACATGATGTTGCTAGTGAG GTCTTACTATATGAGACTGAG GCTCTCCAACCTCAGTCCCTCAGATATGCTGTTATccaatctatttataattattggaAAGAGAAG CGTGAACGATGGCAGAAGCCTATTTTGCGGCGTTTGCAG CCTCCTCCACCGGTTAATGACACCAACCCATACAATGTCTTTAGGCCAAGGGAGAAAACCCACAGACTGCACACAAGAAGG ATGcaaagaagggaaaacaaTGTGCAGTCATTTGAAAAGCTTCGTCAG GTCAGACGCAACCTGGACCAAGCCAAGACCATACTGGAGGCTTTAATCAAG agagaagagaaaaagagggaaGTCATGGAGATTGAAGTTAGTCTTCAAATAATCCAAATGAAGTACAAG CATGAAACTGAGCTCCTGGAAGATAGCTTGGCCCTTCCTGGATTTCCACCTGTATCTTGCAAATTTGGTTCAAGTGAGGATGAATTTGTTGATTCAGATGATGTTGCAAACAGTCGGCCCCGCACACGACCTTCCGCAATACAGAATCCGCCTTTAACTGACTCCAATATGGTTATGGTTCCTACAGGAACCATGAAGCAAGAGTTTAGGCGGCGGCATGCGCCACAAGGGTGGCTTCATAAAATG GATCCTCTTGAACCAGTTTTGTTATTTACAAGACCTCTAGTTCCAGAGAAGTTGGCAGCTGCAGGCATTGTTCCACCATCAGATTCTTCAACGCAAAATGGGGTACCAACACCACCTTATAAATTTCGAGGAAGAATTGGCAGAGGAGGCCGATTGGTATTTGATAGATGGAACCCCTTGATGCATACTCCAATAGACTGTGGGAATTCTTTTTATATACCACCTAAACCTCGACCTACAACATACAATTGA